Within Homo sapiens chromosome 12 genomic patch of type FIX, GRCh38.p14 PATCHES HG1815_PATCH, the genomic segment GGATATGGCggtttagcccaggagttcaaggttgcaatgaggcTATGACcaatgccatggcactccagcctgggtgacagagcaagaacttgtctctaaagagcagagcaggagcaggagcaggagcaggagcagagcaaagagaaaaaggaaagaggaaagaaaagggaaagggaaagggaaaggaaaggggctgggcgtggtggctcacgcctataatcccagccctttgggaggccaaggtgggtgatcacttgaagtcaggagtttgagaccatcctggccaacacggtgaaaccctgtctctactaaaaacacaaaaatcagccaggcatggtgccatacacctataatcccagctactcagaggctgaggcaggagaattgcttgaacttgggaggtggaggctgcaataagccgagattgtgccactgcactccagcctggacaaatagagcaagactccgtctcaattgaaaaagcaagaaaagaaaggaatccCCATGTCATTGCTGTCTATAACTTAAGTATTAtatttgggaaaatatatttccatatgcTAATATCTTATTTAGTTGCGAAATGAAAAACACAGTAAGTGATTACTATATGGGAATATTACAAAAGAAGTGGTCTAATTCAGCTTTTTGTTAAATTAGTTTTTAATCTGGTAAAAACTAATCTCTCTAATAACTGATATATGCTTGAATCTCAAGGCTAAAAAAACTTGCTTTTTAAACCTTGGAGCGTACTCTAAAATAACTAAGTGTTTGTAAATGATAAACTTGGCTCAAATGCATTATTTACTGCTAGTACTTCACTGCTTGGGCCTTGGGTCTCGAAGTTAAGGTTTCTTGGTTCAAGTGGTGTTTCCATCTCAAAATAGTCATGGACCACAGCGTATCACTTAATCCCTTTAACCTTagtattctcatttataaaacaggaataacAGTATTTTCAAGAAAAAGTTATGGGATAACCCATATAAAACCTGAACATAGTGTTTGGCAgacagtaaatgtttgttgaataaatgaatgaatgaaatgtttgCCCTAACTTTAACAGCTATCTTACTTACTTTTAAAGTTCATACAGGTCAAACcccattttaacaatgtttaaaCCCTTTAAACAATGTATAAACCCTTTTCTGTAATAAAGTAATCTATTTTGTGTTTGAATGAAGTTACTCTATTTATCAAGCATCTTTTTTTGGCTGATTAAATGAAGAGAGTTtgggattttcatttctttattttgctcttctaCATTCATCCAATTCaagaaagggattttttttttctctcctaatgAATCTAAAAAACCTCACCACAAACCTCTATCAATTCTACCTTTGTCTATTTGAAATGCCCAAATATGGCCTATGACATACATAAGCCAATGTGAAATGCAAAGACCAGACAGAGAGATTCTTGACTATACAGAATATCTTGAGGAAATAGTCTTACAAAAACAATCCTGAGTAAAGCTGAGTTCCTTGCCCAAAGAAAGGCCAACCAATCTATATGCCACCAAAGAACATGTAAACCatacataattattatataacatatttgaATTCTATTAAAACGTTTAAGAGGTATCTGACACTCTGACAGCACCTGTGGTAAACCCTTCTGTGTACCTTTGATGCCCGGGATTGAAAAGGCTTTTGCAAACAACATAAAACCAAATGACTCTGGGTGCAAAGGCAATCAGTATCAGAtagaaaggacaaaaaaaaaaaaaaggcaaaatgaatccagaaaAGTAAATAGATCCATTCCCTTTCACTCTTTGTTGTTCAActgattctatttcttttgtaTGGAAATTcattagaaacattttaatatgCATCCCAAAGGCTACCTTTAATTTGCATCCATGTTTAATAGTAGAGCAGTACAGGTGGTGTGGAAAAAGCAACGGAAGTGAAATCAGAATCTGTGGGTTTTTACACAGTCTGCCTCCTCActggagtctcagtttcctcatctgcaaaatggcaaTGAAAATGTCTACTCCACAAAATTGTGATTATTAAACatggtaaaataaatgaaaatcattataaaatacggaaacataaaataaaatatgaaaaacaaattaaaatagaacagTGCCATTCAATAGAAATATGAGGGGAACCACGAACGTGAGCCAcatctgttattttaaattaaaaaatacaaagaagcaagtgaaattaataatatattttattttgcccaatttatccaaaatattgtcatttcaacatgttaatataaaataattaataattgaggttttttccttttttttttgcactgtCTGACAGTTGGTGCCTGTTGGACACTCACAGTGCAGCTCCGTTTAGACTAGCCACACTTCAGGTACTAAACGGCCACAGTAGTTAGTGACTATCATAGTGGACAGCACACGCTTAGAACCAAGGTGTATGTTTATTAGATCTAAATAGTATTTTCTATCAGATAAACCCTGTGGGACTTAagaaggttattttttaaattgatgcatTAAAGAgagtttgtgtttttatatttttggtatagTAGTTAATATGTGATCtataataagaatttaaaataaaatattacctatAACTGATCAGACCATgtatttatccaaaataaaagCAACCAAAAGTGATGATTACAGGTAACTTTGTAGTTATTTTATTAGgacttaaattatatattaatttgacataaaatctaataatctcaaaaaaaaccctgaCATAACTATAAGCACACAAAACAATTCAAACTATAAACAATTCAAACTGGCATTTCTGTAGAGAAGGAAAGGGTCCTGGAGTTGGAATTCCAAGTCTTTAGTAATAAACTACAATTGATAAAGTGTACCTTTCGGCAAAGAAACATGAGGAGAAAAcacaatatttttctatattgcaAAACTTTTCATTTCACAGGACCTGCCATTAGTAAGTCATATTATAGTTtcaatagctttatttttttctctcataaaaatttattctctaaaTAATAGGATAACCACCTATTATGACAATTATATACAGCATCATTTTAATGCATCTTAATGATGCATTGGggttaaaatgtcaaatattatttacattatactCATTAAAATTACACTGAATAGTATATGGTAGGCAAATTCATGTATCTTGAGTTCAAAGAGTAGGatgaaaaatatacagaaaacatTTCTTCACTGCAAGGTCTTTATGAAAGCTGTCCACAAAGCATaaggtgcatgtgtgtgcacacatatgtatttatatattgagTATTATGTTCTTGTTTTCTGTGTGTAGAGATGTCCCTGCAACTGGCATATTTTCAGCAATCTTCCTCTGGGCTGACCAGCAGTGCAACACAAGTGGTCAGAAACGATACGAGAGTAAAATGTAGTATGAGAAAGGCGATGGCTACTTCATTTCAAATCTGACAAGGACTATTTAGTTACCTACTACGACTTCCACATTACAAAGGGTTATTAAATTCTTAATGACTGAAAGAAACTTTTTGgactttgattttttatttacttgtattCAGAAGATGGCACTCCTACAATACAGGCCCTCAAACACTTTGTCAGCTCACTCGGCCAAAAGTGATACATAAAGAAAAAGTGCCATAGCAGACTCGTTAATTCTTCGTTCAGGGAGCCacctatgtgtgtgtctctgcagtcTCCTCACTAAGAACTTGCCTCACCCAGCCCTGCTCAGGCTTAAGATCAGCAATGGGTTCACACTACAAATCCATAAAGCTTCAAAAGACAGGGTTTAGGTTTATATCATCATATTTATATTCACTTAAACTCTTCCAAGGAAGAATCTATTCCATCATTAGGGCATGCATTTCCTAAACattaacatttgttaaaatgCTGACACCCCCCATAGCCACTGATACCAAATGCAAACACAATGGCAAACACTGTACAATTTTAAACACTTGGCCAAACTTCAGAAGTAAAACAACCCACTGTAGTAAGAAAGACTCACATCTGGCATTTCTGTAGAGAAGGAAAGGGTCCTGGAGTTGGAAATCCAAGTCTTTAGTAATAGGTTCTGTCCTATTTTCCATGCTCAGCCTATTCATAATGGTGAATCCATGCTTTGGAGAAGCAGACCTAAAAATCACAAGGAGTCAGGGGGAAATCAATAGACAAATTGCTTAGTATGCTATATTTTCAGTATAAGTACATTCTGATGTGTCTCTCAACCTTTGTTTGTATATGCAGCTTTATATAAGCAGCCTGTACACGTACTTCTTCACCACTGGCATCATTATGGACTAATTCCCATGTAATGCAGCAGCACTGGCATGATGATTCATTTGGTAAAATTGAGTCATACTtcatttgtggtgtgtgtgtgtgtgtgtgtgtgtgtgtgtatacagatgTTGTTTATTTCTTAACCTAACGTTGTAAATTCCTTTAAGGCAGAgtaactactttttaaaacattactgacttttaaagaatactttttaaaagttaaattaattaaagatattttaaacaaTCTTGGTAGTTAATATTAGAGTGTACATCAcaattatatgaagaaaattttcatagaaaatttTAAGTGTTAGTCTGAAATTGAAGCCTGCAAAATCTCTTAGTGATATGAAGCAACTCTGAACAATGAacttgtgaggacacagcctgAACTAGAAGTTTACATAACAGTGCAAAGGGCagatactttgttttcttcaatgCAAAGCAAACAGCTTCACAGATAAACCACTATAAGTTTTTCTCTATAAAAATGTGACATTTagtgatgttttattttcatttcactcaATAAACCTTGAATGCCTGCTCTGCCAGGCAGAAAGAATCCAAATTATACTGAGTATAAACTCTAACAACTACATGTGCATTCATCTACCCTTGGGTGACAGCCATATAGTAATTCAACTGCGCAACTTCCGGTGACAAATGAAACACCACATACTTACACACTGAAGCTGAAGCAAGcagaattcatttatttactttaaatgaGGGTGCTAGGGCTGTTATTAACAAACCCACAGAAATGTTATGAGCAACAGGAAGACAAGTTGTTTAtgtcttagttttattttacctCTATTTGATACTGATCAAGGAACACAGCTACATAACCACTACCAGGATTTTCTTCTGAAACCTCCAATTTTAAAATTGATGGGAGGCAATCCTTGCCTAGCTTATTTTACAAAGGGGTAAAGTGGTGGTAAGCATACAATCAATACCAGAAATAATCATGATCATCACTTCAACTTAAATTCAGAGGAAGAATGAAAATGTACTCCCAAAGAGCTCTGTTAGGGGTCTTCTGGAACTGTCAAGTTCAGAAATCACCAGTGGGTGTCTCTATGAACTCTCTATTACAGAAAGGAAGGCATGGgaggaaataaatgattttttaaatgggattaagTGTTTTCATACAAGAATGAGAATTTGATTCTGCATGTATTTCATTATCACAACAGGATCTCACCTCTTTAATAGTACAGCTACTATAGCATCTCATAATTTAGAAAATAGGCCCAGGGGATAAATGTGCCAACTGCTCTAAAGCAACTTCTGTAAGAGAAGTCAAAATAAATCACTGCCAGCTCCATTCCCTGTAACaagcctcccaccccccacccaccatgAGTTTTACATGCTTTTTGTAATTCGCTACTGAAGAAAGCCTTCAACATTCTAGGATCtgggaggtttttgttttgcagGGGATAAGGGAGGCATCCCATTCTTGAGGAGTTAGATTTGGAGAAAAGACTAAAAAACAGCAAaggatttttttctcaatttaatgttttgtttaattGAGAGTTCCATTAGAGACTTAGAGTATAGTAAGAAATCCTTGAAAATACAAACTTATATTTGGTCTGGatgtacaaaagaaaatatttgtatgatTTGTTCCTCTTccatagttaaaaaaaaaccctactaaAAATTCCCCAAATCAATCATTAATACTTACTAATACATCTTTTCTGTCACTTCTCCAAAGAATCATAATGCGTGTTGTGAGAGATGAGTGAGAACGCACCCTGTGTGCATGGCACATAGTACAGTGCAACCCTATGGCTTTTGTTGTAAACTTCAGAATCCTCAAGAGTGCTCATACTCTACCCAATAAACTTGCCTGGGGGCATGCTCTGGTGCTCTGGATGTTTGGGAGCATAATGTAGACTCATATACCAACGGTTCTTGGGTACTCCACTGCTCTTCTGAGACTGTGAAGAACCTGACCTCCTTGTCACCAAGTGTGCTGGCCT encodes:
- the DCP1B gene encoding mRNA-decapping enzyme 1B isoform 2 (isoform 2 is encoded by transcript variant 2) codes for the protein MAAVAAGGLVGKGRDISLAALQRHDPYINRIVDVASQVALYTFGHRANEWEKTDVEGTLFVYTRSASPKHGFTIMNRLSMENRTEPITKDLDFQLQDPFLLYRNARCESFLLQWVVLLLKFGQVFKIVQCLPLCLHLVSVAMGGVSILTNVNV